One window from the genome of Pseudobacteriovorax antillogorgiicola encodes:
- a CDS encoding SMP-30/gluconolactonase/LRE family protein, whose product MNYFLWNSIILTCCLLTLTSCKQSEELQKRDVDRLENNEGNASLPPQPWLPETPEASEKETTEDLVAQMPPADPGESSEEMSPGPKTPPDVEIDDLDEDQLVGGAAGHCLSKGNPSLPRPLALRQKFNMMDLGFLEGPVWHENGFWLYSDFNDFQNKRIVLLKGDQRSIFLPRSGSNGLIVDQKGDLVFAGDKPNSLDKNDGIFKVQVTGELAGPIETVVDMVESEGRMVPFWGPNDLVEDASGNIFFTDPSYNRDDNLDELGNRTRGPMVRDEPIYGLYVIQDGSSTAELLIDANSAFEAVNPNGLAISLDGRKLFLALNDKNKVIQFDLVYEPKIGVENPVAIIDIEGPDGIDIDALGNLWVTSHSGQKIEVYNQDLVKIDSDLMVGNTTNIAFGGSDGKTVLVTGNGYLSRYDCS is encoded by the coding sequence ATGAACTATTTCCTATGGAACTCAATCATCTTAACTTGCTGTCTCTTGACACTTACGAGTTGCAAGCAGTCTGAAGAGCTTCAAAAGCGCGACGTGGATCGCCTCGAAAACAATGAAGGGAATGCTTCATTGCCACCTCAGCCATGGTTGCCAGAAACCCCTGAAGCCTCTGAAAAAGAGACTACTGAAGACCTCGTAGCCCAAATGCCGCCAGCTGATCCTGGAGAGTCATCAGAAGAGATGTCACCTGGCCCTAAGACTCCTCCAGATGTTGAAATCGATGACCTTGACGAAGACCAACTGGTAGGTGGGGCCGCCGGGCATTGTCTGAGCAAGGGCAACCCTAGCTTACCTAGACCCCTAGCTCTGCGGCAGAAATTTAATATGATGGACCTTGGTTTTTTGGAGGGGCCTGTTTGGCATGAAAATGGTTTTTGGCTCTACTCCGACTTTAACGACTTTCAGAATAAAAGGATTGTATTGCTAAAGGGCGACCAGCGTTCGATTTTCTTGCCACGTTCTGGCTCAAACGGTTTAATTGTCGATCAGAAGGGTGATCTTGTTTTTGCTGGAGACAAACCTAACTCTCTCGACAAAAACGACGGCATTTTTAAAGTGCAAGTCACCGGCGAATTAGCTGGCCCTATTGAGACAGTCGTCGATATGGTTGAAAGTGAAGGTCGCATGGTTCCATTCTGGGGACCAAACGACCTAGTTGAAGATGCTAGTGGTAACATCTTCTTCACCGACCCCAGCTACAATCGTGATGATAACCTTGACGAACTCGGCAATCGGACCCGTGGACCCATGGTTCGTGATGAGCCAATCTATGGCCTTTACGTGATTCAAGATGGATCTAGTACCGCCGAGCTACTGATCGATGCAAACTCAGCGTTTGAAGCTGTCAACCCCAATGGCTTAGCCATTAGTCTCGATGGAAGGAAGCTCTTTTTAGCTCTGAATGACAAAAACAAAGTGATTCAATTTGATTTGGTTTACGAACCTAAGATTGGGGTCGAGAATCCAGTTGCCATAATTGATATCGAAGGCCCTGATGGTATCGATATTGATGCTCTAGGAAATCTTTGGGTAACGAGTCATAGTGGGCAAAAAATAGAAGTCTATAATCAAGATCTAGTTAAGATTGATAGTGACCTCATGGTCGGAAATACCACCAACATCGCTTTTGGTGGTTCCGATGGAAAAACAGTTCTGGTTACAGGCAATGGCTACTTGAGCAGGTACGACTGCTCTTAA